Below is a genomic region from Kribbella qitaiheensis.
GAACGGTGCTTCACTCGTCGGCATGCGGACGGATGAGATCAAGACGGTGACCGAGCGCCTCGCGGTGCTGGTCGAGCAGAAGTACGTGTTCCCCGAGGTCGGCGCCGAGGTGGCCGCCCGGCTCCGGCAGGCGGCGGCCGCCGGCCGGTACGACGAGCTGACGGACCCCGAGCAGTTGGGCGCCCAGGTGACGGCAGATCTGCAGGCCGGCAACCAGGACAAGCATCTGCGGCTCAAGTACCACCTGGACGAGGTGGTGGACGAGACCGACCCGGTCGCCGAAGAGGCCGCCTGGATGGCCAGGTCCGAGTTGACCGGCGGCGGGATGGCGCGGGTCGAGCGCCTGCCGGGCAACGTCGGCCTGCTCGAGATCCGGCCGTTGCTGTTCGATCCGGCGCACGCCGGCCGGCAGGTGAGCGCGGCCTTGTCGTTGCTGGCAGCAACCGATGCGCTGGTGATCGACCTGCGCCGCTGCCTGGGCGGCTCACCGGAGATGGTGACCTTCCTGTGCAGTCATCTGTTCGACGGCGAGCCGGTGCACCTGAACGATCTGGTCACTCCGGCCGAAGGCACCCGGCGCCAGTTCTGGACGGTGCCGCTCCTGCCCGGCCCGCGCTTCGGCGGCAGCAAGCCGATCTGGGTGCTGACCAGTTCCGCCACCTTCTCCGGCGGCGAAGAGCTCGCCTACGACCTGCAGCAACTCGGCCGGGCGACGGTCGTCGGCGAGCGGACCGGCGGCGGCGCGCATCCTCGCGAGGGCTTCAAGCTGCACCCGCGGCTGGAGGCGACCGTCCCGATCATGCGCGCGGAGAATCCGGTGTCCGGGACGAACTGGGAGGGCGTCGGCGTCATTCCCGACCTCGAGCTCGCGGCCGCGGACGCGTTCGACGAGGCGTACCGGTTGGCGCTGCGTCATGTCGTCGAGCTGCCGGCCGGGCCGGAACGGCGCAGTGTGACCGACGAGGCGAGCGAAGTGCTCGGTTCGCTGCCGGTTGCTGGATAGCCTTTGCTCGTGTTCGGCTATGACGAGGTCCTCGACGGTGTCCGGTTCGCTTTCACCGACCGATTCGGAGGGGCCAGCCAATCGCCGTACGGCGAATTGAACCTCGGCAGCCCGGCCGGGGAGGGCGAGGCGCCGATCGCGGAGAACTACCGGCGGATCGCCGCGGAGTTCGGAGTCGTCCCGGACGGCGTGGTGCGAGTCAGCCAGGTGCACGGGCGGGATGTCGTCGTGATCCGGCCTGGTGACGAGTTGCCGCTGCGGCCGATGCCGCACGCCGACGCGTTGGTGACCACCCGGACCGATGTGGCGCTGTGCGTCCGGGCCGCCGATTGCCTGCCGGTCCTGCTGGCCGATCGGGTCAACGGTGTCGTCGGTGCCGCTCATTGCGGTCGCCGCGGGATGCACGCCGGCGTAGTACCGGCCGCTGTGGAGGCGATGCGCGAGCTCGGCGCGGGCCGGATCACCGCAGTACTCGGGCCTTATGCGTGCGGCAAGTGCTACGAGGTGCCGGCGGAGATGCGAGCCGAAGTCGCCGAGCGGGTGCCCGCGTCGTACGCCGAGACGAGCTGGGGGACACCGTCGATCGACGTGGCCGCCGGGGTCGTCGCGCAGTTGGCCGAGCTGGACTGTGAGGTGGTCGACGTGACCAGCTGCACGATCGAGTCCGCGAACCTGTACAGCTACCGTCGCGAGGGCGCGGTCAGTGGCCGGATGGCCGGACTGGTCCGGTTGCTGCCGTGAGCCGCGAGGACGAGCTCCGGGAGAACCTCCGGTTGGTCCGTGAACGGATCCAGGAGGCCTGTCAGGCGGCCGGGAGGCCCGAGGGGTCGGTGACCCTCGTGGGGATCACCAAAACCTTCCCAGTCAGCGATGTGCGGGCTCTCGCGGACCTGGGCGTGACCGAGGTGGGGGAGAACCGCGAGCAGGAGCTCAAGGCGAAGGCGCCCGAGTGCCCGGACCTGCACTGGCACTTCGTCGGTCAGCTGCAGTCGAAGAAGGCCCGCTCGGTCGTCCGGAACGCCCAGGTCGTCCACTCGGTCGACCGGTCCTCGCTGGTGTCGGCCTTGTCGAAGGCCGCCGTGGAGGAAGGCCGCGTACTGCGGTGCCTGCTGCAGGTGAGCCTGGCGTCGTACGGATCGGCGGATGCCGCCACCGGAGTCAGCCGCGGCGGCGTCGAGCCGGCCGACGTACCGGCTCTCGCGGCGGAGGTCGCCGCCGCGGACGGGCTCGAGCTCGGCGGAGTGATGGCGGTCGCCCCGTTGGGGTCCGACCCCGACGAGGCGTTCGGCGGCCTTGCCGTAGTAGCCTCCCGGTTACGCTCCGAACATCCGGGAGCCGACTGGATCTCGGCCGGCATGACCGGCGATCTGGAAGCCGCGATCAGGCATGGGGCGACACACGTTCGCCTCGGGCGCGCATTACTCGGAACCCGTACTCCTCTGGGCTAGTGTCGACATCGATACTCGACAGAAGGGCTGGAGGGCCATGAGCGGCGCGTTGCGCAAGATGGGTGTGTACCTCGGCTTGGTCGAGGACGGCGAGCGCTACAACACGCGCTACGACGACGGCTACGACGAGTACGCGGACGAGGCCGTCGACGGGGAATCCCACGAGCCCGAGCCGGTCCCGGCAGTTCGCGAGTCAGCTCGTGACGAGCAGGTCGGCACGGTCAGCAAGTTCCCAGATCGGCGTGGCGCATCACCTTCCCCGGAGGTTACCGAGTTGGCCCGCATCACCACCGTGCACCCGCGCAGCTACAACGAGGCCCGGGTGATCGGTGAGCACTTCCGCGACGGCACGCCCGTCATCATGAACCTGACCGAGATGGACCACGCCGACGCCAAGCGGCTGGTGGACTTCGCGGCCGGCCTGATCTTCTGCTGCCGCGGCTCGATCGAGCGGATCACCACCAAGGTGTTCCTGGTCTGCCCGCCGAACGTGACGGTGGCCGCCGAGGAGAAGGAAAAGATTGCCGCCGACGGGTTCTACAACCAGAGCTGACGTCCGGTTACCCCCGGTCTTCTACACTCTTTGCTGACATGGTTGCTCTCGGGTTCGTCCTCAGTGTTCTCAGCTGGGTGTTGCTCGCCTTCTTCTTGATGTTGGTGGCGCGCTTCGTCTTCAGCTTGATCCTCATGTTCGCCCCGCAGTGGCACCCGAAAGGGCCGCTGCTGCTGCTGGTCGAACTGATCTACTCCGTCAGCGATCCGATCCTTCGGCCGCTGCGGCGGATCCTGCCCCCGATCGGAGCCGGCGGTATCCGGATCGACCTGTCGATGCTGATGCTGTTCGTGCTCGTCTCGGTGGCGATGTCGATCAATTCGACCGCGATCAACTCGCTGTGAACCCGCGAACAGCCACGATGGGAGTTGGGTAAGAAGGCCCCGACCCGGATGCGTCGGGGAACGTTATCGCCCGCCCGGATTCCGCCAGAACACAACGAAGCGATAACGTGATCTACTGAGTCGCCGAGGTGCAGACCACGGGGACTCCGCCAAGACACAGACAAACGAGGTGAAAGATGCCGCTGACGCCGGATGACGTCCGCTCGAAGCAGTTCACGCCCGTCCGATTGCGGGAGGGCTACGACGTCACAGAGGTCGACTCCTTCCTCGACGAGGTGGAGGCCGAGCTCGAGCGACTTCTCGCCGAGAACGAGGAGCTGCGGGCCAAGCTGGCCGCTGCCCAGCGCGCCGGATCGGGGCAGGAGCGCCCGGTGGTCGACCAGACCGCCGCGCTGCCGCCTGTGGTCCAGCAGCCCAAGCCCGCTCCGGTCGTGGTCGAGAAGCCCGAGGAGAAGCCACCACCAGTCGTCGCTCCCGCTGTAGCGGCCGCGGGGGCTGCTGCGGCAGCCGGAACCGTCGGCGACGCCTCCAGCTCGGCCGTACGGCTGCTGGAGATGGCGACCAAGCACTCCGACGACCTGGTCCAGGAGGCGAAGGACACCGCCGACAAGATCATCGGCGAGGCCCGCGCCAAGGCCGAGCGGTTGGAGAACGAGGCTCGTGGCAAGGCCGACCGGATGACCGGCGAGGCTCGTGCCCGCGCCGAGAAGCTGGACGGCGAGATCGCTGAGCGCCGCGCCCAGATGCTGGGCACGCTGGAGAAGCAGAAGGGTCAGCTCGAGCGCACCATCGACGACCTGCACGCTTACGAGCGCGAGTACCGCAGCCGGCTGAAGACGTACTTCACCGAGCAGCTGAAGGCACTCGGCAACGGCGATGACACGCTGAGCCCGCGCAACGGCTTCCGCCCGGAGGCCCGCGCCCAGGCTCACGGTCACGGCGTCTAAAAACACCTGACTCAGGGGCGGTGCTAATCCGGCAGCACCGCCTCTTCGTCATGTCTGGATACTTCTGACTGACGGTCGCCTGACGGTGACGGTGCGCATTTCAGCCGGACCCCGCTGAACGCTTGCGTCCGAAGAGGTGAGGGTCTTGCCCCTCACTTCTTCGGACGCAAGCTCGTGGAGTTGACGATTCAGGCCTTGGCCAGCCAGTAGGTCAGGCCGAGGTCCTCGTCGGAGCCGGTGGCCAGGCCGGTTGTTGCCGAGGGCGCCGATGGGGTCAGCTCGGTGGCGAGCACCTCGCGGGCGATCAGGTCGGCGTGCTTGCCCAGGGCCTCGGCCAGTTCGGTATCCGTCGCGGCGAGCCAGACCACGATCCGGTCCGAGACCTCGAGGCCGGTGTTCTTCCTGGCCTCCTGCAGGGTCCGGACCACCTCGCGGGCGAGCCCGGCCAGCTTCAGCTCCGGCGTCACCTCCAGATCGAGCGCGACGGTCTCACCCTGCTCGTTCACGACCGACCAGCCCTCACGCGGCCGCTCCGACAGCAGCACCTCGGCCGCGCTGACCTCGACGTTCTCGCCGTCGACCACCACGGTCGCCGTACCGGATGCCTTGATGGAGGCGGCCAGGGCCGGCGGCGTCGGCCGCCGCGATCGCGGCCGCGACCACCGGCGTCTGCTTGGCGAAGCGCTTGCCGAGCTCGCGGAAGTTGCCCTTCGCGGAGAACTCGACCAGGTCCGCGCCCGCCGACGACAGCGGCTCCACCGAACCGACGTTCAGCTCCTCGGCGATCTCGGCGAGCAACTCGTCGTCCAGCTCCGCGATCGCGGCCGAGCCGACCAGCGCCCGGCTGAGCGGCTGCCGGGTCCGGACCTTCGCCTCGGCCCGGGCGGACCGGCCCAGCTCGACGACCCGGCGCGCCATCGACACGTGGGTCGCGAGCGCGTCGTCGATCAGCGTCTCGTCGTACTGCGGGAAAGCGGTCAGGTGCACCGAGTCGGCGAGATGGGGCGTGACCGGGCGGAACACGTCCTGCCAGACCCGCTCGGTGACGAACGGCGTGAGCGGCGCCATCAGCCGGGTGAGCACCTCGAGCGTCTCGTGCAGCGTGGCCAGCGCGCCGGCGTCGCCGGCCCAGAACCGGCGGCGCGAACGGCGTACGTACCAGTTGGAGAGCACGTCGATGAAGCCGCTGATCTGGGCGCCGAGCTTCTGCGTGTCGTAGGTCGCATAGGCGACATCGGTCTCCCGGACCAGCCGGTTCGTCTCGCTGACCAGCCAGCGGTCCAGCACCGAACGCTCGGCGACCGGCGGCACCTCGGCCGTCGGCGACCAGTCGGCCAGCCGGGCGTAGAGCGCGTGGAAGGCGACCGTGTTCCAGTACGTCAGCAGCACCTTGCGGACGATCTCGTTCAGGACGTTCGGGCCGATGCCGCGCGCTTTCCACGGCGAGCCGGAGCAGGCCATGAACCAGCGGACCGCGTCCGCGCTGTGGTTGTCCATCAGCGGGATCGGCTCGAGGATGTTGCCCAGGTGCTTGGACATCTTCCGGCCGTCCTCGGCCATGATGTGCCCCAGGCAGACGACATCGCGGTACGACGACTCGTCGAACACCAGCGTGCCGATCGCCATCAGCGTGTAGAACCAGCCCCGGGTCTGGTCGATCGCCTCGGCGATGAAGTCCGCCGGGTAGGCCTGGTCGAACTTCTCCTTCGACCCTTCCGCCCACGGGTAGCCCCACTGGGCGAACGGCATCGAGCCCGAGTCGTACCAGGCGTCGATCACCTCGGCGACGCGGGTCGACTCCTCGCCACAGGTCGGGCAGGCGAAGGTGATGTCGTCGACGTACGGCCGGTGCGGGTCGGTCGCGGACAGGTCGCGCCCGGCCAGCTCGCCCAGCTCGGCCAGTGAGCCGACGCAGACCTGGTGGTCCTCGCCGCAGCGCCAGATCGGCAGCGGCGTACCCCAATAGCGGGAGCGGGAGACGGCCCAGTCGATGTTGTTCCGCAGCCAGTCGCCGTACCGGCCCCACTTGACCGAGTCGGGGAACCAGTTGGTCTTCTCGTTCTCGCGGAGCAGCGCGTCCTTCACCTGCGTAGTACGGATGTACCAGGACGGCAGTGCGTAGTACATGACCGGCGTGTGGCAGCGCCAGCAGTGCGGGTACGGGTGCTCGTACGGAACGTGCCTGAACAGGACGCCGCGCTCCTGCAGGTCCTTGACCAGGTCGGAGTCGGCCTTCTTGAAGAACTGGCCGCCGACCAGCGGCACGTCGGCGCCGAAGCGTCCGTCGGACTCCACCGGG
It encodes:
- a CDS encoding S41 family peptidase; translation: MRTDEIKTVTERLAVLVEQKYVFPEVGAEVAARLRQAAAAGRYDELTDPEQLGAQVTADLQAGNQDKHLRLKYHLDEVVDETDPVAEEAAWMARSELTGGGMARVERLPGNVGLLEIRPLLFDPAHAGRQVSAALSLLAATDALVIDLRRCLGGSPEMVTFLCSHLFDGEPVHLNDLVTPAEGTRRQFWTVPLLPGPRFGGSKPIWVLTSSATFSGGEELAYDLQQLGRATVVGERTGGGAHPREGFKLHPRLEATVPIMRAENPVSGTNWEGVGVIPDLELAAADAFDEAYRLALRHVVELPAGPERRSVTDEASEVLGSLPVAG
- a CDS encoding polyphenol oxidase family protein, whose translation is MFGYDEVLDGVRFAFTDRFGGASQSPYGELNLGSPAGEGEAPIAENYRRIAAEFGVVPDGVVRVSQVHGRDVVVIRPGDELPLRPMPHADALVTTRTDVALCVRAADCLPVLLADRVNGVVGAAHCGRRGMHAGVVPAAVEAMRELGAGRITAVLGPYACGKCYEVPAEMRAEVAERVPASYAETSWGTPSIDVAAGVVAQLAELDCEVVDVTSCTIESANLYSYRREGAVSGRMAGLVRLLP
- a CDS encoding YggS family pyridoxal phosphate-dependent enzyme; amino-acid sequence: MSREDELRENLRLVRERIQEACQAAGRPEGSVTLVGITKTFPVSDVRALADLGVTEVGENREQELKAKAPECPDLHWHFVGQLQSKKARSVVRNAQVVHSVDRSSLVSALSKAAVEEGRVLRCLLQVSLASYGSADAATGVSRGGVEPADVPALAAEVAAADGLELGGVMAVAPLGSDPDEAFGGLAVVASRLRSEHPGADWISAGMTGDLEAAIRHGATHVRLGRALLGTRTPLG
- a CDS encoding cell division protein SepF, producing MSGALRKMGVYLGLVEDGERYNTRYDDGYDEYADEAVDGESHEPEPVPAVRESARDEQVGTVSKFPDRRGASPSPEVTELARITTVHPRSYNEARVIGEHFRDGTPVIMNLTEMDHADAKRLVDFAAGLIFCCRGSIERITTKVFLVCPPNVTVAAEEKEKIAADGFYNQS
- a CDS encoding YggT family protein yields the protein MVALGFVLSVLSWVLLAFFLMLVARFVFSLILMFAPQWHPKGPLLLLVELIYSVSDPILRPLRRILPPIGAGGIRIDLSMLMLFVLVSVAMSINSTAINSL
- a CDS encoding DivIVA domain-containing protein; this encodes MPLTPDDVRSKQFTPVRLREGYDVTEVDSFLDEVEAELERLLAENEELRAKLAAAQRAGSGQERPVVDQTAALPPVVQQPKPAPVVVEKPEEKPPPVVAPAVAAAGAAAAAGTVGDASSSAVRLLEMATKHSDDLVQEAKDTADKIIGEARAKAERLENEARGKADRMTGEARARAEKLDGEIAERRAQMLGTLEKQKGQLERTIDDLHAYEREYRSRLKTYFTEQLKALGNGDDTLSPRNGFRPEARAQAHGHGV